In a genomic window of Scyliorhinus torazame isolate Kashiwa2021f chromosome 5, sScyTor2.1, whole genome shotgun sequence:
- the LOC140422539 gene encoding uncharacterized protein yields MEKPWKCGDCGKGFRSPSELEIHRRSHTGEKPFTCSVCGKGFSHSSTLRVHQRVHTGERPFTCSVCGKGFSDSSTLRVHQRVHTGERPFTCSVCGKGFTQLSNLLRHHATHTNERPFKCSVCGSGFKRSQELMVHQRFHTAERPFSCSHCAKRFRTSSNLCLHQRVHTGERPFTCSQCGKRFSTAPHLRRHQRVHKSLQGLDSAVIAAVNHIQD; encoded by the coding sequence atggagaaaccatggaaatgtggggactgtgggaagggattcagatccccatctgagctagaaattcatcgacgcagtcacactggagagaaaccattcacctgctctgtgtgtgggaagggattcagtcattcatccacaCTGCGagttcaccagcgagttcacaccggggagagaccgttcacctgctctgtgtgtgggaagggattcagtgattcatccacactACGtgttcaccagcgagttcacactggggagaggccattcacctgctctgtgtgtgggaagggattcactcagttatccaacctgctcaGACACCAtgccactcacaccaatgagagaccctttaaatgctctgtctGTGGGAGTGGCTTCAAAAGGTCTCAGGAACTGATGGTTCACCAGCGCTTTCACACtgcggagagaccgttcagctgctctcactgtgcaAAGAGGTTTAGAACGTCATCTAATCTGTgtttacaccagcgagttcacactggggagaggccattcacctgctctcagtgtgggaagagattcagtacTGCAccccacctgcggagacaccagcgagttcacaagtcattgcaggggttggattctgctgttattgctgctgttaatcacatccaggactga